A region of the Penicillium psychrofluorescens genome assembly, chromosome: 6 genome:
TAGCAGATTAAGACTTATTCGAGGAAGTACGAATCAGGAAATCCAATCTCAATTTTTTTTCTGTATAGCAAGGGAAAAATCGAGCTCGATTCGTACAAAGGAGAGTAAATATCACAGCAGTAATCCATCGAACAAGTAAAAAGTATTCACTTCCATCAAGTCCATCAAAAAGACGGGTTGGCATTCACAAGCAACTGCTCGAAATAGGCCTGCAGAATATCAGCAAGAGAACAGATGCGACGATAATCAAGATTAACACGAGATTCAAAACGCACCTGGAACCATGTTCCGGCCTCTGGGGCAGGTTGCAGCGCATCATTGTATCCACAGTGGGCATCGTAGCGTGTTGATGAGCTATTCGAAGTACCATCACTTTCTCCGCCGGGCTTCACCCAAACGAATGCATCTTCAAGAGAATTGCCAGTGTCTGTCGTGGGGCGAACACCGAAGCCAGTACCAATAACGTTGCACCAATCGCCCCAGGCATTTTGCTCAGTGGGCTGCACACCATTCCGCGCTAATTCGAGGTTAGATAATTCCGATTATGTCAGAAACTATGAAGCTTTCTGGAATTTTCTTACAGGTATCGGTGATGAAATGAGCATTGAAACCTGCGGACGCGAGCAGCGGAGCAATGGCATTAACGTAAAGCTGTTCATCGCAGTTGGAGTCGCCTGATGTGTATGATGGGCAGGTGCCAATTGTCCAGGCGTTATAGTTAGCAACATTAGTGGCCAACCCACGCACAGCAGCGGGAGACGACGCGTTCTTGTATACGTTGGCAAAGAGCGTAGCCGCCGGTTGAAGATTAGCTgaccagcccagccagccagcatgTCCTATTCATGTCAAGTCAGCTAGTTTCTCCTGCTGGAATTATCAAAGAAAATTTTCGTACCAGCATCAATATACATGGCCACGTTGGGCAAGTTCAGCTGCATTAGGGCATAGTTGACGCACTCCAGATAAGCGCTCTCAGCATTGGCGCATTTAGCCACATTGAGATTGGTGACGAGATTGGCCAAACTATCGGGCTCTGGTACGTGTTAGAAGAGAAATTCAAGTCCTTTGTAGATGCCTTGGGTACTAACCGATAACCAAAATAGTCTGTACAGTAGAATATGTGACAAGCTGAGCCCTAATTGCGTCAATGTACGCTTTGTAGTTGGCTACTCCGTTGTCAGCAATTGTGTACTCGCCATTACTAGCAAGAGCGGCGCAGTCGCGATCGGGCAAGTCATAGACCACAAAAATTCCTGCAATGGGTGGGCTAGCACCGGCCGCATTCTGTGATTTGATGTCGGCAAGATAGGTGCCCATAGTGGGAACCTTGGCAGCCTGGTCACTATTAAGAAATTAAGAGGGGCGCATCTGAGGAGAAGTAATTGAACCTACAGCCAGACGAAAGATGGAACTTTAGCCACCGCGCTGGCCTTTGCGACGAGAGAGCTGCTCAGGGATGGAATTGCTTCCGTGAAGACCTCGGAGGAGTAGTAAGGGTTTGCATAGAGCTGATAGCCGCTGAACGGATTGCCACTGTTGCTACCCGTCGGGGCTGTAGTAGTAGTACCGGCttgagtggtggtggtggatgctTTACTAGTCGTAGTTGTAGTCGCCAGAGTGGTCTTAGTTGTCGTGGTCGTGATCATGGttgtggtcgtggtcgtAGCTGTTGCCCCAGGGAGACATTGCGCATAGTCTTTTCGAGTATTTAGTGTCTTGTCTACAGATAATAGAAGGGTAAGTAAAGACGTACAGGAGTTCAAAGTGCTGCAAGTTGCCTGTGCTGCGCAGGCGGTTGATCCTGCCCATCCGACACCGCCGCCTAACAAAATGGTTAACTCAACATCCTAGTAGAAATGGAATGGAAGTTCTGACATTGACCATACAGAGACTGCTGTGCGTAGACGGCCTGAGTAAGTAGGAAAAGCGTCAAGCCTGAAGTACGCTGCATCTTGACTGAGATTTTCATATTGCTAAGTGACTTCGATAGTTTTTGAATGTAGGGTCAGGAACTTCAGTGGAAAGAAGCCCATGAAATTTATATCTGTGCCGCCCAAAGTAAACGGGACAACAACCCGGTTTCCCGGTGATGTTGAAGAGCAATGCAACAATATCCATGGAGCAATATCTCAAAAAGACACGGGATTTGATGCAAAGGGTCTGCAGGCTAGCCTAGTTCAAAGTAGAATTAAGTTCGATCCGTCGTTAAGCCTAATCATCTGCTTCAAAAGGTCCAACAGTTTTCCATTTTCGTAACGGACCCTTGGCTACTCCCGTAATTCGATGGTTGCATTACTACTCCAGGCTACCAGGGATGTAGGCTCTATACATCACGGAGAGCCTAAAAATGGCAGGCGCCTACGGCCTACACGAAGAATAAGCAGTTCTTCAGCCGGCTGCAGGGTTCAGGTTTCATGTACGATAAAGGGGAGCAAGGGCTTGCTCTACATAGCCTAATGATCCGGATATTAGTGAAATTAATAATTCATGCGTTTAAATGCTACTACGAGTCTGGGCTTCCTCTCCAAAAAGGCAGTGATCCTATATTTTGGTGGTTTCACGTAGCAAGCCACCTTTGTTGATGTGCAATATTGCAGGGGACACAAAATGCGGGCATCACGCTGACTGGCTGTCGCAATTCTGCAGGGCGCACTCCCGCGGACCATCCCCCGAGAAGAATAAATAAACGGAACGGAGAGGATGCCGCCGGCCAAACGGGATGGACCTGCGATCGTCAGAAGTGCAGCTCCAGATGTCCTCGGCGCTTCTAGACTGGCGGAActgtttgcactgtttgcatCCCTCCCCGTAAACCTCGGCTTCTCCACGGTTgcgcctccatctcctgctCACAGCACTCCGGGGCAGCTATGGCCACAGAACGCTCGTTGGCTGCACTCTTGCGGTCGCTTCAGTCGACTTCTAGCCCGCAAGATGCTACTGCGTAAGTAAGCCGATCATTGCACGGGACTCTACTGACGGTTCACCAGTCTCCTTCCGACAGCGACTAGCTTCCTGTCCCTGCTCGGCAATCCGCTGAACCTGAATCTACTTTCATCGCAGCTACTAACAGCTCCCGCATTATGGAACCATGCGCTTGATCTACAGACCTGTCGCAAGATCCTCAGCGTCTTCAACACagctgccatcgccgtcCTGCAGAACGATGCCACCGACGAGCACCGTGTCCCGTATGGCCGCAATCGCCAGATCGATCGCGAAGCATGGGTGAAGGCTGTGGTGGACGGAGCGGATGATAAATCTCCGCGCTGGAGACACATGCTCTTGATTGGTGGCGTCCTGCTTGGATTCGAGGGCCAGAACAGACAGGGTCTCCCGCGACATATCCGGACCAAGCTTGAATCGGCTCTGGCCACGGCGGCCCAACTCTCGTTGGAGGAGATTAATACTGAGAATGGTGTTGATGGATATTGCATTACCATGGTGCTGAACTATACCTTTGAACTCCTATCTGATCTGGAGAGGAGCAAACTGGACTACGACCGGTTGCTGCCAGTCATGGTTCGGTCGGCGTTCTTCTCTCCAGAGGGTCTGGAGGGCGGATATTTCCTGGGGGCTATCGACAAGGACGTCGTCGAAGCTCCCGGGAAACAGTTCCGGTGGTCGGCCAGTTCCCCGACATTTGGTTATGTCTCTGCCATATCCTCGCGCCCTCTTGTCGCAGCATTGGGGCCTCTATCCCGACTAATTTCGCACGCCATCGAGAATACCCGCGACCCGAAACTCGTCGCGCAGACTGTGGATTACCTGGCCGATTTTACTCGCACGCTCATGGTGCAGTGGCGCCAGAATAAACTCTCAGAAGTGGACgtcgcggaggagatggattTCTTAGATGCCGAGTCGCGCGAGACTACCATTCCTGCTTTATGGAAAGTGCTGCGGAACTGTTTATATTCGATTGTTATCTCCCTTCGCGCGGTCCTGGGCCGCACCATTAATGACCCGGCCTTGGCTGCTGGTAGGAGTATGTTTTATGCCATGGTGCTCTTCGATCGAACGCTGACCTTTCTAGGCGCCCCATTCCTGTCGATGCAGGCCCTTCATATTCTCCGCAATATGTACTTTATCTCGTCTCGGCTCGGCCAGAACGCGTCTTCGCAACAGACGTTTGTGTTTCTGGCTGCCATCGACCTCCTCTCACAGTACCCGGACCTCGCTGAGAACTTTTTGCGAAGTGTCAAGCCCAGCGATATCGGGCAGATTCCCTCGCATCCAGTTGAGCGGTGTCTAGATCTGTTTTTTATGAATGCTGCCGAGCATTTCCCGATTGTCTTGTCGCCAGCGTCCAATGAGGAGCTGTTACTGTCATCCGCCTTCCCCTATCTTGCATCCGGCGCGaaccctcttcttctggagatcttcgaggcCGCTCATAGTGTGGTTCTTGTTGTCTTTGCCGTCCCTGGCAACTCGGAATTGGCTGCCAAGCACCTGCCCTTCTATATTGACAATCTCTTTGCCGTAAGTTTCCTGCTCTGCCAGACTGCGCAACATACTAACTCGTTGCAGGTATTCCCTCAAAATCTGTCCGCACGACAATTCCGTCTCGCGTTCAAAACCGTCATTCAGGTCACCGCACCACCCTCACCTCTAGCAAACAGCCAACCCCTTCTCCCTTCCATTCTTCTGGATGTCGTTCGCGACCGCGCGATGAACGCATCGTCAACACCTTTACCGCCCTCATCCCAGTCGAGCACCTCGCCTGATCTAGGAAACACACCGACTCTCTCCGAGCAAGCAGTGCTCATCCTGGCATTGCTTGACTCACTGTCTTTCCTGCGTGTTGAAGACCTGGAAGAGTGGCTTCCCCTGGCGGCACAACTTATCAATCAAGTCGCCGATCGAGGCATGCGCCATGTCTGCGTGGACCGGTTATGGGAAGCTCTGAGCAGTGGCGAGATGGACGTTGATCGCGCCCATTGCTGCGTTACCTGGTGGAGCACCCGGGGTGGGCGCGAGCTTGTTCTTTTCGGTGCCGAGTCTGCTTCTGCGCagggagaagagaatggTCCTTACATGAGTGGTGCTGTTGGGGGGATTGCGCCGGAAAGCAAGCTATGATATAATGCTTTGCTTTGCATTCTTTAGATTTTGTACATATACCGAACCACATATACCAAGCCATTCATGTTCACTTTTCATTGACCGGAACATCTATTCTACCCATCATCTCTATGCAATTGCCTCTATCGGATTCCAGGGATCCCCACAGGCGTCGTCTTCCTATACCGAATATATTCCTCCCCAAAGAACTGAACCAAGAAGTTCTCCTCGCGCTGAATCCGAATAGAAAAGAACCTCCACAGCACGACCGCATACCCAACAAGGCAAACCGCATTCCCCAGTACAAGCTGCGTCCCGAGCCCCCACCAAAAGAACCCAAAGTAGCTCGGATGGCGCAGGAGCCGATACAACCCCTGTGTCACCAACACATGGCCCTCCTTATGCTCAACCTGGATATGGTGATTGAAGTTGCTCGCAGCCTGCGCCATGGCCAGGGTGCGGGTCACTTGGCCAACGAGCATGAGAATAAAGCCCAGGGCAAGAGCTGTCGTAGACAAGACACCGGGAATAATTGAGGTATTGGGCCAGAAAAGCTGCGAGAGCAGACACTCCACGAGCGCGGATCCATGCGCGGCATTATACGCCCATCCATTCGACGAGAGGAGAAACGCAGAGACAGTTGCATATCTCGTGTTGTATTTTGCCGTGACGAAGAActcgaggaagtggaagaggctCAGtgccgagatgaagaacgGGGCGCGCCAGAGGGGTGTTGGGTAGACGGCCACTAGGAAGAGGGTCGAGCATGCGGAGAGGCCTAGAGTGACGCCGAGCAGGAATGCGCGCAGCGAGATTCCAGACAGCGACATGTTGCCGGTTGGGTAGTTGGAGGCGTGCACGGTgtcttcatcctccgccgcggaGCTAGTCTCGGAGGGCGTGGGGGAGAGGGAATTGCGGCGGTGGGTGTGCTGCGGAGGCCGCCAGCCAGGGGCGGAGGGTTGGGAGGTGCTGATGCGCTCGATTGGAAAGGAGGGATCGTGGGATGTGGGCTGGGCGCTCGAGGTGGTTGCGGTGGAGGtcatggtgatgatggcgttgaGTTGGGTCGATGCGGTGATGATGGGagaggggaagaaggattAGGGGaggacagaggagaagggggaCGAGAAGTGCGAGGAGCGCATTtcaccagcagcagcggcgaTTCTTCAAAGGTGGGCGTTCTTTGTTGGAGTTGAAATGGGAAGAACAATCGGCGATAGCAAGATATTGTTTGGGGAGTATTGAAGACACTAAACCTAAATAGGAAGTCCACTTCACCACTCAGTCCACGCATTGTAGATAGCTGATCTATATTTTTATCAAGGCAAGCAAGCGAGGGGGGGCTGTGAGTATGTAGGAAGTACTATAGTGAAGGCCACGAATGAAGTTAACATCTCCCTGAGCCGAGGCATACAGTAATATTACAATCGATCACAAGTTATCAAACCAGGATTGCGCTGAACCTATCGCCTTTAAAGCATGGTCATTTTCTCGAGAATTTTGATCTCAACCTCAAGAAGTATTTCCTCATTAGGTAAAATTGACAATATTAGTCCAATCGGGAGTAACCCGGCCAATTTCTAGCGAGGGACGCACCTTTTCTCCTGTGCTCGAATCAGAACTACTTTGCTTTGGCGAAGGAATCACTTTGTTCTTGTGAGGCCGGAGACCTTTTTTCAAAGGTCGGTTTGCGCTACATTATTAGCTATTTGTGAATGTAGTCTGTTAAATTTCACTTGTCTTTTCTACTTCCAAGCGACCTCGCAGCGAAACAATGCCTTTTTAAGTCTTTGAAACGcagttcttcaagaagaatATGAGATTTATCGCATTGTTTCTAGTTGATTTATATaagggaaaggaaagaagaaagaagaggtGAATACTCCTTCTGAGCACGAGGTGAAGGCAAGACAAAAATAATCTGGCTAAAGACATGTAATAATTCTCACCATTGGTAGTATCTATGAAATATCCGTTCACTGGAAAGTCCCCACTATCTAATGGCTTGTAGGGAGTAGTATCCAGTTCGTGGATATCGAGATCCATACTTTGTGATCATACCGGTATTGGAATCACAGTTCCAGGTCCCCTCGGTACATCTAGGGTCCTTCAATCCACAATGCGCAGCGCAGTCACTTGAACCGGTGCACGATGGTGCTGCAAAGGTGGTGGGAGAAGCAGTGGCTAAGTCATAGGCCCACATTTGCAGAATGAATCCCAACATGCAGTCTCCTGTCTCGATATACAGTACCCAGTGCAGTCACTTGAATCGGTGCACGATGGTGCCGTAGAAGTGGGTATAGATACCAAAGACGTTTTGGAACTCATAGGCCCACATTTGCAGAATGAATCCCAACATGCAGTCTCCTGTCCCGATCTACAGTACCCAGCGCAGTCACTTGAATCGGTGCACGATGGTGCCGTAGAAGTGGGTTTAGGTACCAGAGGCGTACTAGAAACTCGATGTGTGCTAGAAGGCAGTTGAGACGGGCTGGCGGAGTAGCCATGGTCCTTCATCCACTGCTGGTAAGGCTCATTCATGTATTCGCAGTGCACATTCATCTGATCTCCGCCAACCTGATGACAATTGGGAAGCGGCCAGGCTTCATCTTCACCCGTGGTATCGTCAGAGTCTAATGGAGTAGTACCCTCCCAGTCTGTGTTTTCCCATGAGGTCATATTGGCTCCGGACCGTGGGCCAAGCAAACCGCGCTTCAAATCGTCGCGAGGCCAGTGATACTCCCCAGTTGAACCCCAACTAAATTTATCGTTGAACCAATTGAAGGTAAATAACCACGCGTAATTGTCCGCTGGACCTAGCTGTTAGCTTCTATTCGTGCATTTCTTTCGATCATTCATTTCTTACCATTTCTCTGGACCTGAGGATTAACCTTATGCCGTTTTGATCCGTGGTCGAGACTAATCCAAGCATATTTCGCACATCTGACGGCGCCGTAGATAGGCTAGCCGCCTATCATTAGCCATTTGTCTTCAATTGCAGCGACAGGAATAAGCCCAACACATACCACTTCTTTTGTCCAAATACCCTCACCGGGAAGCTCAGCTCTTAGATCAGTGACTAAAACTTATGTTAGTGAGGAAAGATTGTTAGTAGCCTAGAAGCTTACTATGCTCTTCAGTTCCAACCGCCGCTTGGGCATGGAAGAATTCATGTGCCATGACATGCTCTCTTGACATCAAGGTATCTATCTGCCATGCATAACCATGTGTTATTTGACTCAGATGTTTAGTCATCTGGTCATTAAAGAAGTTCGGGCAGAAGACCACAACTTCACCTAAAGAGGAATAGTTAGCCTTTATAAGACATAAGCAAGCGAAGTATATATACCTCTACCGGTTGCGTCATTGTGATATGTCGTAGCCCAGCTATGATCGTTAGTAGAATTCACGCTTTAGGTAGTCATTCACTTACACGCCTGGATTGTCACAACTATTTTTGGGTTTGATATTGACATGTTTGCAAGTCAATGTAATCCTAtccttctggatctcctccTTCCAATTTTTCCTTCCTTGTAAAGGAAAATTGATGATCTGATTGAAGTTGTCTAAATGAATTAGTGGCttgaaataaagaaaagTATCATTGAACTTACTGATAATCATCTTGTAGTATGGGTAGAATGTAGGATACTTATGAGGAATAGTGTTATTATCATTCACAATTTCAAGAATCCAAATAAGCTTACCTCCCAGGTCTTTCCTTCCGTGAATCTAGTCGAAGACTTCGTACCCGGAGACTTTATACGTTCCGCTGTGTTGGTAACGTATTCATTTTGGACAAAAAAGCGGTTCCATCCCGGTGTGTTGTAGAGGTCgtctttgttcttttccaTGTATGGTATAACTTCTTCCACAGTCCTTACCAGGGTATCGAACTGGTCCCCATTGCAGTTTTCAGCTGCTTCCTTGAAATATAATCCCGGAAATCGCGATTGAAGTTTCGGGGCCTGTAATATACTTGGCTCGCGGCTATCCCTTGGCTTGATGTCAGCGTGGGGAACCGCGATGGATTGGCAGACCAAAAGCGCCAGACAGATAGTCAAGAGAAGGCTCTGGGCGCCCATTTTGAGGATACAGgcagagaaaacaaagaggAGATTCTAGTTGCCACGGAAAGAGATTTAGAACGCTGGAGAGAGCCTCAACCTGCATTTCTATCTGCTTCATAGCCAGACGATTCCACATCTTCGGATTAATAACTTCAGCTTAACGGGGGCCAGAAACGGCCTCGATGATCACTTTTTCTTAATATAGACATTGATGGGAAATGGCAGGAACAATCCTCATAATAATATTAGAGTGGGGGCCAGAAACATCTAGCTTGCCATATTAGGAATAAATGCTCGCCCCAAGTCGCATCAAGAGCGGGCCTAAGATCCGATTCCTGGGGGCGCGTAGTGGACATGCAGATATCAAGATGGGAACCTTTATCCACAAAGTGTGTTCAGAAGGGGGCGAAGGATCTGACTAGCCGGAGGCGGGAAGTACGGGATATCAGAACGAGGTTGTCTCAAAAGGAGCCTATGCAGTGACCGACCCTACTGTGATAGGTACGGCTCAGGATGGCCAGAAATTTTTTCGAAGACCAAAAACTACCAAGGACAGCATCCTTTGAGTCATAGTGAGTTTATTAGTTACAATTAGGTTGATGACGTGATTGCCAAGTGTGCATGCACCCCATCATGAATCTAAATACTAAACACCGCAGCCAGACGCTAGCAGCTGGCCGTTGGGCGAAGATTCGGTCATCGTATTAGTGAAAAGAAATTGTTGTTGCTGGACCAGAATGTTTGCAATGAATTGAATCATAATTCTGCAAGGTTAAAATCAATCGATCGATATTTGTCAATTGCAGAGAGGGTGTGTGAAAGGCCAAGGTTGTTTATTCATAGACTTGAAAAAGAGTAAACCAATGTATTATCGCAGGATGTTAAAAGGTTGATCAGTCAACTCAACAGACCTCACTCCACATTTGCCATGAAGGTTCCTAGGAGCAAACTCCGTAGGGTCCGACGTCGGCCACATGGATGATGCCAGTCCTGTTGTTACAGAAAGAATGAGACTAGCAGGGAAAGGTCAGAGGGCAAAACTGTGGATCTTCAAACGGCTTCATCTAATTACTCTAGTGTTTCGCAGATTAAGGAGCTAATAAACGATACTCTATTCCTAGGAGCATAACATGGCCCTAGAAGATCAGTCATCGCAAATTAATAGAGGGAGAATTGGTTGTTGCTAGACCAGAATTTATATAATGAATGAACCGGAATGCTTCAACATTAAAGACAATCGATGTCTGACAATTGCAGGCAGGCGTGCAAAAAGCCTAAGGTTGTTTGTTTATTCATGTCGCTAGCGGACGGAAAATGATCATAGATTCGAAAAACCAGTGTTGCATGCTTCTGCGAGACCATTAGGAACACCCTGTCAAACTATGCATCGTCCTACTTCCATGTAGCTACGCTGGCGGGACCTAGCCTGTATGTCCGAGCTTATTACCCCGCACCTGAGCTGTTCTGGCACATTGCAGGATGAGGTGAGACCCCCTACAAGTAAATACACAGAGTCTGGCTCCGCAATGCTTCTGTGGGGTACAATTGGTTTGAAACTGGATCCCACCATTTTAAATTACCATCTATTCTAGGGACTAGAAACATGGCTTTACCTTTTATACTCGTTGCAGCCCTGTCTCTTAATTGGATCTACACGAGGCTCAAACACTCCCAGGGGCAGCGACTGCCTCCGGGGCCCCGACCGCTTCCAGTTATTGGGAATCTACACCAAGCGCCTCAATCCTATCCTTGGAGAGTATATCAAGAGTGGACCAAAAAGTACGGCCCTGTATTTCGGCTTCAGTATGGCCTCAACACGGTCATTATGCTCGGAACTTATGAAGCTGCgcacgatcttctcgatAAACGTAGCAACATCTATAGCTCCCGGCCTCGTTCGGTCATGGGCGGTGAGAATCTCAGCCAGGGTTTACGAACACTCTTGATGCCATATGGGGATCAATGGCGCGCTCATCAGCGGCTACAGGCGTCTTACCTGAATGTTCGAGTGTCGCAGAGTTACCGTGCCTTGCAAGATATCGAAAGCAAGCAACTTCTGCATGA
Encoded here:
- a CDS encoding uncharacterized protein (ID:PFLUO_009422-T1.cds;~source:funannotate); translation: MATERSLAALLRSLQSTSSPQDATALLPTATSFLSLLGNPLNLNLLSSQLLTAPALWNHALDLQTCRKILSVFNTAAIAVLQNDATDEHRVPYGRNRQIDREAWVKAVVDGADDKSPRWRHMLLIGGVLLGFEGQNRQGLPRHIRTKLESALATAAQLSLEEINTENGVDGYCITMVLNYTFELLSDLERSKLDYDRLLPVMVRSAFFSPEGLEGGYFLGAIDKDVVEAPGKQFRWSASSPTFGYVSAISSRPLVAALGPLSRLISHAIENTRDPKLVAQTVDYLADFTRTLMVQWRQNKLSEVDVAEEMDFLDAESRETTIPALWKVLRNCLYSIVISLRAVLGRTINDPALAAGRSAPFLSMQALHILRNMYFISSRLGQNASSQQTFVFLAAIDLLSQYPDLAENFLRSVKPSDIGQIPSHPVERCLDLFFMNAAEHFPIVLSPASNEELLLSSAFPYLASGANPLLLEIFEAAHSVVLVVFAVPGNSELAAKHLPFYIDNLFAVFPQNLSARQFRLAFKTVIQVTAPPSPLANSQPLLPSILLDVVRDRAMNASSTPLPPSSQSSTSPDLGNTPTLSEQAVLILALLDSLSFLRVEDLEEWLPLAAQLINQVADRGMRHVCVDRLWEALSSGEMDVDRAHCCVTWWSTRGGRELVLFGAESASAQGEENGPYMSGAVGGIAPESKL
- a CDS encoding uncharacterized protein (ID:PFLUO_009421-T1.cds;~source:funannotate) → MQRTSGLTLFLLTQAVYAQQSLYGQCGGVGWAGSTACAAQATCSTLNSYYAQCLPGATATTTTTTMITTTTTKTTLATTTTTSKASTTTTQAGTTTTAPTGSNSGNPFSGYQLYANPYYSSEVFTEAIPSLSSSLVAKASAVAKVPSFVWLDQAAKVPTMGTYLADIKSQNAAGASPPIAGIFVVYDLPDRDCAALASNGEYTIADNGVANYKAYIDAIRAQLVTYSTVQTILVIEPDSLANLVTNLNVAKCANAESAYLECVNYALMQLNLPNVAMYIDAGHAGWLGWSANLQPAATLFANVYKNASSPAAVRGLATNVANYNAWTIGTCPSYTSGDSNCDEQLYVNAIAPLLASAGFNAHFITDTSRNGVQPTEQNAWGDWCNVIGTGFGVRPTTDTGNSLEDAFVWVKPGGESDGTSNSSSTRYDAHCGYNDALQPAPEAGTWFQAYFEQLLVNANPSF
- a CDS encoding uncharacterized protein (ID:PFLUO_009423-T1.cds;~source:funannotate) encodes the protein MTSTATTSSAQPTSHDPSFPIERISTSQPSAPGWRPPQHTHRRNSLSPTPSETSSAAEDEDTVHASNYPTGNMSLSGISLRAFLLGVTLGLSACSTLFLVAVYPTPLWRAPFFISALSLFHFLEFFVTAKYNTRYATVSAFLLSSNGWAYNAAHGSALVECLLSQLFWPNTSIIPGVLSTTALALGFILMLVGQVTRTLAMAQAASNFNHHIQVEHKEGHVLVTQGLYRLLRHPSYFGFFWWGLGTQLVLGNAVCLVGYAVVLWRFFSIRIQREENFLVQFFGEEYIRYRKTTPVGIPGIR